One genomic segment of Manis pentadactyla isolate mManPen7 chromosome 1, mManPen7.hap1, whole genome shotgun sequence includes these proteins:
- the ARHGEF3 gene encoding rho guanine nucleotide exchange factor 3 isoform X7 produces the protein MVAKDYPFYLTVKRANCSLEVAPASGPAKDAEEPSNKRVKPLSRVTSLANLIPPVKATPLKRFSQTLQRSISFRSESRPDILTPRPWSRNAAPSSTKRRDSKLWSETFDVCVNQMLTSKEIKRQEAIFELSQGEEDLIEDLKLAKKAYHDPMLKLSIMTEQELNQIFGTLDSLIPLHEELLRQLRDARQPDGSTEHVGPILVGWLPCLSSYDSYCSNQVAAKALLDHKKQDHRVQDFLQRCLESPFSRKLDLWNFLDIPRSRLVKYPLLLREILRHTPNDNPDQQHLEEAINIIQGIVAEINTKTGESECRYYKERLLYLEEGQKDSLIGSSRVLCCHGELKNNRGVKLHVFLFQEVLVITRAVTHNEQLCYQLYRQPIPVKDLLLEDLQDGELKTSSESVSKMDPKVRPTHCKPTTPSTNSSGSTASVKPKKQSCALPDRPACMTLRDRS, from the exons gagcccagtaatAAACGGGTCAAACCCCTTTCCAGAGTCACATCACTAGCAAACCTCATCCCACCCGTGAAGGCCACACCGTTAAAACGCTTCAGCCAAACCCTGCAG CGCTCCATCAGCTTCCGCAGCGAGAGCCGCCCAGACATCCTCACCCCCCGACCCTGGTCCAGGAATGCCGCCCCTTCGAGCACCAAGCGCAGAGACAGCAAGCTGTGGAGCGAGACCTTCGATGTGTGTGTCAACCAGATGCTTACGTCCAAGGAAATCAAACGGCAGGAG GCTATCTTCGAGCTTTCTCAAGGAGAGGAAGACTTGATAGAGGACTTGAAATTGGCCAAAAAG GCATATCATGACCCCATGCTGAAACTCTCCATAATGACAGAGCAAGAGCTGAATCAAATTTTTGGAACACTGGACTCCCTCATTCCTCTACACGAAG AGCTCCTTCGTCAGCTCCGAGATGCTCGGCAGCCTGATGGCTCGACCGAACACGTCGGTCCCATCCTCGTGGGCTGG CTGCCTTGTCTCAGCTCCTACGACAGCTATTGCAGCAATCAAGTAGCCGCCAAAGCTCTGCTGGACCACAAAAAGCAAGATCACCGCGTCCAGGACTTCCTACAACGATGTTTAGAATCCCCCTTTAGCCGCAAACTAGATCTCTGGAATTTCCTCGATATTCCAAGAAGCCGCCTGGTGAAATACCCGCTGCTTCTCCGGGAAATCTTGCGGCACACGCCAAATGATAATCCGGACCAGCAGCACCTGGAGGAAGCT ATAAACATCATTCAGGGAATCGTGGCAGAAATCAACACCAAGACCGGGGAATCTGAATGCCGCTATTACAAAGAGCGGCTCCTCTACTTGGAGGAAGGCCAGAAGGACTCCCTAATCGGCAGCTCAAGAGTGCTGTGTTGCCATGGAGAACTGAAGAACAACCGGGGTGTG AAACTACATGTCTTCCTGTTCCAAGAAGTCCTCGTGATCACACGAGCTGTCACCCACAACGAGCAGCTCTGCTACCAGCTGTACCGGCAGCCGATCCCCGTGAAGGACCTCCTGCTGGAAGACCTGCAGGATGGAGAA ttAAAAACTTCTTCAGAGTCAGTTTCAAAAATGGATCCCAAAGTCAGACCCACTCACTGCAAGCCAACGACACCTTCAACAAACAGCAGTGGCTCAACTGCATCCGTCAAGCCAAAGAAACAGTCCTGTGCGCTACCGGACAGGCCGGCGTGCATGACCCTGAGGGACCGTTCCTAA
- the ARHGEF3 gene encoding rho guanine nucleotide exchange factor 3 isoform X5, producing MVAKDYPFYLTVKRANCSLEVAPASGPAKDAEEPSNKRVKPLSRVTSLANLIPPVKATPLKRFSQTLQRSISFRSESRPDILTPRPWSRNAAPSSTKRRDSKLWSETFDVCVNQMLTSKEIKRQEAIFELSQGEEDLIEDLKLAKKAYHDPMLKLSIMTEQELNQIFGTLDSLIPLHEELLRQLRDARQPDGSTEHVGPILVGWLPCLSSYDSYCSNQVAAKALLDHKKQDHRVQDFLQRCLESPFSRKLDLWNFLDIPRSRLVKYPLLLREILRHTPNDNPDQQHLEEAINIIQGIVAEINTKTGESECRYYKERLLYLEEGQKDSLIGSSRVLCCHGELKNNRGVKLHVFLFQEVLVITRAVTHNEQLCYQLYRQPIPVKDLLLEDLQDGEVRLGGSLRGAFSNNERIKNFFRVSFKNGSQSQTHSLQANDTFNKQQWLNCIRQAKETVLCATGQAGVHDPEGPFLTPAPRSKEPQGETKLEQMDQSDSESDCSMDTSEVSLDCERMEQTDSSCGNSRHAESNV from the exons gagcccagtaatAAACGGGTCAAACCCCTTTCCAGAGTCACATCACTAGCAAACCTCATCCCACCCGTGAAGGCCACACCGTTAAAACGCTTCAGCCAAACCCTGCAG CGCTCCATCAGCTTCCGCAGCGAGAGCCGCCCAGACATCCTCACCCCCCGACCCTGGTCCAGGAATGCCGCCCCTTCGAGCACCAAGCGCAGAGACAGCAAGCTGTGGAGCGAGACCTTCGATGTGTGTGTCAACCAGATGCTTACGTCCAAGGAAATCAAACGGCAGGAG GCTATCTTCGAGCTTTCTCAAGGAGAGGAAGACTTGATAGAGGACTTGAAATTGGCCAAAAAG GCATATCATGACCCCATGCTGAAACTCTCCATAATGACAGAGCAAGAGCTGAATCAAATTTTTGGAACACTGGACTCCCTCATTCCTCTACACGAAG AGCTCCTTCGTCAGCTCCGAGATGCTCGGCAGCCTGATGGCTCGACCGAACACGTCGGTCCCATCCTCGTGGGCTGG CTGCCTTGTCTCAGCTCCTACGACAGCTATTGCAGCAATCAAGTAGCCGCCAAAGCTCTGCTGGACCACAAAAAGCAAGATCACCGCGTCCAGGACTTCCTACAACGATGTTTAGAATCCCCCTTTAGCCGCAAACTAGATCTCTGGAATTTCCTCGATATTCCAAGAAGCCGCCTGGTGAAATACCCGCTGCTTCTCCGGGAAATCTTGCGGCACACGCCAAATGATAATCCGGACCAGCAGCACCTGGAGGAAGCT ATAAACATCATTCAGGGAATCGTGGCAGAAATCAACACCAAGACCGGGGAATCTGAATGCCGCTATTACAAAGAGCGGCTCCTCTACTTGGAGGAAGGCCAGAAGGACTCCCTAATCGGCAGCTCAAGAGTGCTGTGTTGCCATGGAGAACTGAAGAACAACCGGGGTGTG AAACTACATGTCTTCCTGTTCCAAGAAGTCCTCGTGATCACACGAGCTGTCACCCACAACGAGCAGCTCTGCTACCAGCTGTACCGGCAGCCGATCCCCGTGAAGGACCTCCTGCTGGAAGACCTGCAGGATGGAGAAGTGAGGCTGGGcggctccctgcgtggggcattCAGCAACAACGAGAGAA ttAAAAACTTCTTCAGAGTCAGTTTCAAAAATGGATCCCAAAGTCAGACCCACTCACTGCAAGCCAACGACACCTTCAACAAACAGCAGTGGCTCAACTGCATCCGTCAAGCCAAAGAAACAGTCCTGTGCGCTACCGGACAGGCCGGCGTGCATGACCCTGAGGGACCGTTCCTAACTCCCGCCCCAAGGAGCAAGGAGCCACAGGGAGAAACAAAACTTGAGCAGATGGACCAATCGGACAGTGAGTCAGACTGTAGTATGGACACAAGTGAGGTCAGCCTCGACTGTGAGCGCATGGAACAGACAGACTCTTCCTGTGGGAACAGCAGGCACGCAGAAAGCAACGTGTGA
- the ARHGEF3 gene encoding rho guanine nucleotide exchange factor 3 isoform X3 produces the protein MGTFGLPLDITEVRHNNWQVWLFPSQFSVFMCCPASPAGQMELRKTREPSNKRVKPLSRVTSLANLIPPVKATPLKRFSQTLQRSISFRSESRPDILTPRPWSRNAAPSSTKRRDSKLWSETFDVCVNQMLTSKEIKRQEAIFELSQGEEDLIEDLKLAKKAYHDPMLKLSIMTEQELNQIFGTLDSLIPLHEELLRQLRDARQPDGSTEHVGPILVGWLPCLSSYDSYCSNQVAAKALLDHKKQDHRVQDFLQRCLESPFSRKLDLWNFLDIPRSRLVKYPLLLREILRHTPNDNPDQQHLEEAINIIQGIVAEINTKTGESECRYYKERLLYLEEGQKDSLIGSSRVLCCHGELKNNRGVKLHVFLFQEVLVITRAVTHNEQLCYQLYRQPIPVKDLLLEDLQDGEVRLGGSLRGAFSNNERIKNFFRVSFKNGSQSQTHSLQANDTFNKQQWLNCIRQAKETVLCATGQAGVHDPEGPFLTPAPRSKEPQGETKLEQMDQSDSESDCSMDTSEVSLDCERMEQTDSSCGNSRHAESNV, from the exons ATGGGCACCTTTGGGCTCCCTCTGGATATAACTGAAGTTCGCCACAACAATTGGCAAGTCTGGCTTTTTCCATCACAATTCAGTGTCTTCATGTGCTGTCCGGCATCTCCTGCAGGTCAGATGGAGCTTAGGAAGACAAGG gagcccagtaatAAACGGGTCAAACCCCTTTCCAGAGTCACATCACTAGCAAACCTCATCCCACCCGTGAAGGCCACACCGTTAAAACGCTTCAGCCAAACCCTGCAG CGCTCCATCAGCTTCCGCAGCGAGAGCCGCCCAGACATCCTCACCCCCCGACCCTGGTCCAGGAATGCCGCCCCTTCGAGCACCAAGCGCAGAGACAGCAAGCTGTGGAGCGAGACCTTCGATGTGTGTGTCAACCAGATGCTTACGTCCAAGGAAATCAAACGGCAGGAG GCTATCTTCGAGCTTTCTCAAGGAGAGGAAGACTTGATAGAGGACTTGAAATTGGCCAAAAAG GCATATCATGACCCCATGCTGAAACTCTCCATAATGACAGAGCAAGAGCTGAATCAAATTTTTGGAACACTGGACTCCCTCATTCCTCTACACGAAG AGCTCCTTCGTCAGCTCCGAGATGCTCGGCAGCCTGATGGCTCGACCGAACACGTCGGTCCCATCCTCGTGGGCTGG CTGCCTTGTCTCAGCTCCTACGACAGCTATTGCAGCAATCAAGTAGCCGCCAAAGCTCTGCTGGACCACAAAAAGCAAGATCACCGCGTCCAGGACTTCCTACAACGATGTTTAGAATCCCCCTTTAGCCGCAAACTAGATCTCTGGAATTTCCTCGATATTCCAAGAAGCCGCCTGGTGAAATACCCGCTGCTTCTCCGGGAAATCTTGCGGCACACGCCAAATGATAATCCGGACCAGCAGCACCTGGAGGAAGCT ATAAACATCATTCAGGGAATCGTGGCAGAAATCAACACCAAGACCGGGGAATCTGAATGCCGCTATTACAAAGAGCGGCTCCTCTACTTGGAGGAAGGCCAGAAGGACTCCCTAATCGGCAGCTCAAGAGTGCTGTGTTGCCATGGAGAACTGAAGAACAACCGGGGTGTG AAACTACATGTCTTCCTGTTCCAAGAAGTCCTCGTGATCACACGAGCTGTCACCCACAACGAGCAGCTCTGCTACCAGCTGTACCGGCAGCCGATCCCCGTGAAGGACCTCCTGCTGGAAGACCTGCAGGATGGAGAAGTGAGGCTGGGcggctccctgcgtggggcattCAGCAACAACGAGAGAA ttAAAAACTTCTTCAGAGTCAGTTTCAAAAATGGATCCCAAAGTCAGACCCACTCACTGCAAGCCAACGACACCTTCAACAAACAGCAGTGGCTCAACTGCATCCGTCAAGCCAAAGAAACAGTCCTGTGCGCTACCGGACAGGCCGGCGTGCATGACCCTGAGGGACCGTTCCTAACTCCCGCCCCAAGGAGCAAGGAGCCACAGGGAGAAACAAAACTTGAGCAGATGGACCAATCGGACAGTGAGTCAGACTGTAGTATGGACACAAGTGAGGTCAGCCTCGACTGTGAGCGCATGGAACAGACAGACTCTTCCTGTGGGAACAGCAGGCACGCAGAAAGCAACGTGTGA
- the ARHGEF3 gene encoding rho guanine nucleotide exchange factor 3 isoform X6 — MGTFGLPLDITEVRHNNWQVWLFPSQFSVFMCCPASPAGQMELRKTREPSNKRVKPLSRVTSLANLIPPVKATPLKRFSQTLQRSISFRSESRPDILTPRPWSRNAAPSSTKRRDSKLWSETFDVCVNQMLTSKEIKRQEAIFELSQGEEDLIEDLKLAKKAYHDPMLKLSIMTEQELNQIFGTLDSLIPLHEELLRQLRDARQPDGSTEHVGPILVGWLPCLSSYDSYCSNQVAAKALLDHKKQDHRVQDFLQRCLESPFSRKLDLWNFLDIPRSRLVKYPLLLREILRHTPNDNPDQQHLEEAINIIQGIVAEINTKTGESECRYYKERLLYLEEGQKDSLIGSSRVLCCHGELKNNRGVKLHVFLFQEVLVITRAVTHNEQLCYQLYRQPIPVKDLLLEDLQDGELKTSSESVSKMDPKVRPTHCKPTTPSTNSSGSTASVKPKKQSCALPDRPACMTLRDRS; from the exons ATGGGCACCTTTGGGCTCCCTCTGGATATAACTGAAGTTCGCCACAACAATTGGCAAGTCTGGCTTTTTCCATCACAATTCAGTGTCTTCATGTGCTGTCCGGCATCTCCTGCAGGTCAGATGGAGCTTAGGAAGACAAGG gagcccagtaatAAACGGGTCAAACCCCTTTCCAGAGTCACATCACTAGCAAACCTCATCCCACCCGTGAAGGCCACACCGTTAAAACGCTTCAGCCAAACCCTGCAG CGCTCCATCAGCTTCCGCAGCGAGAGCCGCCCAGACATCCTCACCCCCCGACCCTGGTCCAGGAATGCCGCCCCTTCGAGCACCAAGCGCAGAGACAGCAAGCTGTGGAGCGAGACCTTCGATGTGTGTGTCAACCAGATGCTTACGTCCAAGGAAATCAAACGGCAGGAG GCTATCTTCGAGCTTTCTCAAGGAGAGGAAGACTTGATAGAGGACTTGAAATTGGCCAAAAAG GCATATCATGACCCCATGCTGAAACTCTCCATAATGACAGAGCAAGAGCTGAATCAAATTTTTGGAACACTGGACTCCCTCATTCCTCTACACGAAG AGCTCCTTCGTCAGCTCCGAGATGCTCGGCAGCCTGATGGCTCGACCGAACACGTCGGTCCCATCCTCGTGGGCTGG CTGCCTTGTCTCAGCTCCTACGACAGCTATTGCAGCAATCAAGTAGCCGCCAAAGCTCTGCTGGACCACAAAAAGCAAGATCACCGCGTCCAGGACTTCCTACAACGATGTTTAGAATCCCCCTTTAGCCGCAAACTAGATCTCTGGAATTTCCTCGATATTCCAAGAAGCCGCCTGGTGAAATACCCGCTGCTTCTCCGGGAAATCTTGCGGCACACGCCAAATGATAATCCGGACCAGCAGCACCTGGAGGAAGCT ATAAACATCATTCAGGGAATCGTGGCAGAAATCAACACCAAGACCGGGGAATCTGAATGCCGCTATTACAAAGAGCGGCTCCTCTACTTGGAGGAAGGCCAGAAGGACTCCCTAATCGGCAGCTCAAGAGTGCTGTGTTGCCATGGAGAACTGAAGAACAACCGGGGTGTG AAACTACATGTCTTCCTGTTCCAAGAAGTCCTCGTGATCACACGAGCTGTCACCCACAACGAGCAGCTCTGCTACCAGCTGTACCGGCAGCCGATCCCCGTGAAGGACCTCCTGCTGGAAGACCTGCAGGATGGAGAA ttAAAAACTTCTTCAGAGTCAGTTTCAAAAATGGATCCCAAAGTCAGACCCACTCACTGCAAGCCAACGACACCTTCAACAAACAGCAGTGGCTCAACTGCATCCGTCAAGCCAAAGAAACAGTCCTGTGCGCTACCGGACAGGCCGGCGTGCATGACCCTGAGGGACCGTTCCTAA
- the ARHGEF3 gene encoding rho guanine nucleotide exchange factor 3 isoform X4 produces MRSELPMVWCCLFVRTQRKRKQSAQGEDAVSLCSLDISEPSNKRVKPLSRVTSLANLIPPVKATPLKRFSQTLQRSISFRSESRPDILTPRPWSRNAAPSSTKRRDSKLWSETFDVCVNQMLTSKEIKRQEAIFELSQGEEDLIEDLKLAKKAYHDPMLKLSIMTEQELNQIFGTLDSLIPLHEELLRQLRDARQPDGSTEHVGPILVGWLPCLSSYDSYCSNQVAAKALLDHKKQDHRVQDFLQRCLESPFSRKLDLWNFLDIPRSRLVKYPLLLREILRHTPNDNPDQQHLEEAINIIQGIVAEINTKTGESECRYYKERLLYLEEGQKDSLIGSSRVLCCHGELKNNRGVKLHVFLFQEVLVITRAVTHNEQLCYQLYRQPIPVKDLLLEDLQDGEVRLGGSLRGAFSNNERIKNFFRVSFKNGSQSQTHSLQANDTFNKQQWLNCIRQAKETVLCATGQAGVHDPEGPFLTPAPRSKEPQGETKLEQMDQSDSESDCSMDTSEVSLDCERMEQTDSSCGNSRHAESNV; encoded by the exons gagcccagtaatAAACGGGTCAAACCCCTTTCCAGAGTCACATCACTAGCAAACCTCATCCCACCCGTGAAGGCCACACCGTTAAAACGCTTCAGCCAAACCCTGCAG CGCTCCATCAGCTTCCGCAGCGAGAGCCGCCCAGACATCCTCACCCCCCGACCCTGGTCCAGGAATGCCGCCCCTTCGAGCACCAAGCGCAGAGACAGCAAGCTGTGGAGCGAGACCTTCGATGTGTGTGTCAACCAGATGCTTACGTCCAAGGAAATCAAACGGCAGGAG GCTATCTTCGAGCTTTCTCAAGGAGAGGAAGACTTGATAGAGGACTTGAAATTGGCCAAAAAG GCATATCATGACCCCATGCTGAAACTCTCCATAATGACAGAGCAAGAGCTGAATCAAATTTTTGGAACACTGGACTCCCTCATTCCTCTACACGAAG AGCTCCTTCGTCAGCTCCGAGATGCTCGGCAGCCTGATGGCTCGACCGAACACGTCGGTCCCATCCTCGTGGGCTGG CTGCCTTGTCTCAGCTCCTACGACAGCTATTGCAGCAATCAAGTAGCCGCCAAAGCTCTGCTGGACCACAAAAAGCAAGATCACCGCGTCCAGGACTTCCTACAACGATGTTTAGAATCCCCCTTTAGCCGCAAACTAGATCTCTGGAATTTCCTCGATATTCCAAGAAGCCGCCTGGTGAAATACCCGCTGCTTCTCCGGGAAATCTTGCGGCACACGCCAAATGATAATCCGGACCAGCAGCACCTGGAGGAAGCT ATAAACATCATTCAGGGAATCGTGGCAGAAATCAACACCAAGACCGGGGAATCTGAATGCCGCTATTACAAAGAGCGGCTCCTCTACTTGGAGGAAGGCCAGAAGGACTCCCTAATCGGCAGCTCAAGAGTGCTGTGTTGCCATGGAGAACTGAAGAACAACCGGGGTGTG AAACTACATGTCTTCCTGTTCCAAGAAGTCCTCGTGATCACACGAGCTGTCACCCACAACGAGCAGCTCTGCTACCAGCTGTACCGGCAGCCGATCCCCGTGAAGGACCTCCTGCTGGAAGACCTGCAGGATGGAGAAGTGAGGCTGGGcggctccctgcgtggggcattCAGCAACAACGAGAGAA ttAAAAACTTCTTCAGAGTCAGTTTCAAAAATGGATCCCAAAGTCAGACCCACTCACTGCAAGCCAACGACACCTTCAACAAACAGCAGTGGCTCAACTGCATCCGTCAAGCCAAAGAAACAGTCCTGTGCGCTACCGGACAGGCCGGCGTGCATGACCCTGAGGGACCGTTCCTAACTCCCGCCCCAAGGAGCAAGGAGCCACAGGGAGAAACAAAACTTGAGCAGATGGACCAATCGGACAGTGAGTCAGACTGTAGTATGGACACAAGTGAGGTCAGCCTCGACTGTGAGCGCATGGAACAGACAGACTCTTCCTGTGGGAACAGCAGGCACGCAGAAAGCAACGTGTGA